A genomic segment from Kiritimatiellia bacterium encodes:
- a CDS encoding HAMP domain-containing histidine kinase, with translation MSQPIETSGIPRYLAHYNRTALVAAAVYFTLSAIYIAVSDRLAADWAAEPEFYRVLQTAKGIGFVGLTSLVLFGLLQRLLRRMARDRQRIAEQQDVLVAAERRAAISLMAGAVAHDMNNVLAVGLANAEMLNAHGSLDSAGRQMLRDIVESFDRLHELTRRMSALERPAESLPKTRQDLMRVVRDAARWLQRHPAMSDRLLAISGPNTAEIEIHEPMIRDLLQNLVINAAEAVPPRGRVEIWVEDSPGEVVIEVHDNGPGISAEQRERIFNPFYTTKSSGLGLGLVSARAIARAHGGTIEASESPLGGACLRVKLPKRASG, from the coding sequence GTGAGTCAACCGATCGAGACAAGCGGAATTCCGCGGTACCTTGCCCATTACAACCGGACGGCGCTGGTGGCGGCAGCCGTTTATTTCACGTTATCGGCTATCTACATCGCCGTGTCGGACCGGCTCGCCGCGGACTGGGCGGCGGAGCCTGAGTTCTATAGAGTACTCCAGACGGCCAAGGGGATTGGCTTCGTCGGTCTCACATCGCTTGTGCTGTTCGGCTTGTTGCAGCGGTTGTTGCGGCGGATGGCGCGCGACCGGCAACGCATCGCCGAGCAGCAGGATGTCCTGGTGGCCGCGGAGCGGCGCGCGGCCATCAGCCTGATGGCGGGCGCCGTTGCTCACGATATGAACAACGTGCTCGCCGTTGGCCTGGCGAATGCGGAGATGTTGAACGCGCATGGATCGCTGGATTCCGCCGGTCGGCAAATGCTCCGCGATATCGTGGAGTCCTTCGACCGCTTGCACGAATTAACGAGGCGGATGTCGGCCCTCGAGCGCCCGGCAGAGTCGCTTCCCAAAACGAGGCAGGATCTCATGCGCGTGGTTCGGGACGCGGCAAGATGGCTGCAGCGGCACCCCGCGATGAGCGATCGGCTGCTCGCCATCAGCGGACCCAATACGGCGGAGATTGAGATACACGAGCCGATGATCCGCGATTTACTGCAAAATTTGGTGATCAACGCCGCGGAAGCCGTGCCGCCCCGCGGTCGGGTCGAAATTTGGGTCGAAGACTCGCCCGGCGAGGTGGTGATCGAGGTTCACGATAATGGGCCCGGCATTTCCGCGGAGCAACGGGAGCGGATCTTCAATCCATTTTATACAACGAAATCGTCGGGCCTGGGTCTGGGTCTGGTCTCGGCCCGCGCGATTGCCAGGGCGCATGGCGGCACCATCGAAGCTTCCGAATCGCCCCTCGGAGGCGCCTGCCTCCGCGTGAAGTTACCCAAACGAGCTTCGGGCTGA
- a CDS encoding phospholipase D-like domain-containing protein — protein sequence MADWWIGAWPHLAAAAILALDVWAAAHAILYKRDPRSATTWIGVILLFPVAGAALYVLLGINRIQRRAVLLRDRRAVLLPMPGAPSTASSAPLPDRFDHLLALSKAVGRISDLPLCTGNAITPLRNGEEAYPAMLAAIESAQVSVTLSTYIFAHDAVGLRFADALGDAVERGVQVRVLIDDVGARYSFPTIYGALERRHVKFAAFMPTFFHWRMPYINLRNHRKILVVDSRVGFTGGMNIRQNHLVSDREGDRVQDLHFRIEGPAVAQMQTVFAEDWAFTTGERLEGDPWFAEPRAAGDIWARGIPDGPDEDRDKLRSTILAALACARRRVRIVTPYFLPDSALISSLNTCALRGVEVQIVIPLVNNLRAVGWACQAHLWQVLERGCRVWRTPPPFDHSKLFVVDDAWSLIGSGNWDPRSLRLNFEFNLECYHEGFAAELNRRIDEKIASAREATLAELDARPLPIRLRDGVARLFWPYL from the coding sequence ATGGCGGATTGGTGGATCGGCGCATGGCCCCATCTCGCGGCGGCGGCCATCCTCGCGTTGGATGTGTGGGCGGCAGCTCACGCGATCCTTTACAAGCGGGACCCTCGCTCGGCAACGACCTGGATCGGCGTGATCCTGCTCTTCCCGGTGGCGGGAGCCGCGCTGTATGTGCTCCTCGGCATCAACCGCATCCAGCGCCGCGCGGTGCTACTGCGCGACCGACGCGCCGTTCTGCTGCCGATGCCCGGCGCGCCGAGCACCGCCTCCTCCGCTCCGCTGCCGGATCGCTTCGATCACCTTCTCGCCCTATCGAAGGCAGTCGGCCGGATTTCCGACCTCCCCCTTTGCACCGGAAACGCCATCACGCCGCTCCGAAACGGTGAAGAAGCCTACCCCGCGATGCTCGCCGCCATTGAGTCCGCGCAGGTGAGCGTGACCCTTTCGACCTACATTTTCGCTCACGACGCCGTGGGTCTCCGTTTTGCCGACGCGTTGGGCGACGCGGTCGAACGCGGGGTGCAAGTGCGCGTACTCATCGATGACGTCGGCGCGCGCTACTCGTTCCCCACCATCTACGGCGCCCTGGAACGCCGACACGTAAAGTTCGCGGCCTTCATGCCGACGTTTTTCCATTGGCGAATGCCCTACATCAACCTGCGCAACCACCGAAAAATCCTCGTGGTCGACAGCCGGGTGGGCTTCACCGGCGGCATGAACATCCGCCAAAACCATCTGGTGTCCGATCGGGAGGGCGACCGCGTACAGGATCTCCATTTCCGCATCGAGGGGCCCGCGGTCGCCCAAATGCAGACGGTTTTCGCGGAGGACTGGGCATTCACGACCGGCGAGCGGCTGGAGGGCGATCCGTGGTTTGCTGAGCCGCGCGCGGCTGGCGATATCTGGGCGCGGGGCATTCCGGACGGGCCGGATGAGGACCGCGACAAGCTCCGGTCCACGATTCTCGCCGCACTAGCCTGCGCCCGCCGGCGCGTTCGGATTGTCACGCCCTATTTCCTTCCGGACTCAGCCCTCATCAGTTCCTTGAACACCTGCGCGCTGCGCGGCGTGGAGGTCCAAATCGTAATCCCGCTGGTCAACAATCTGCGCGCCGTCGGCTGGGCTTGCCAAGCTCACCTCTGGCAGGTCCTAGAGCGCGGCTGCCGCGTATGGCGGACGCCGCCGCCCTTCGACCATTCGAAACTCTTTGTCGTCGACGACGCGTGGTCGCTGATTGGCTCCGGCAACTGGGACCCGCGATCGCTGCGGCTCAACTTCGAGTTCAACCTCGAATGCTACCACGAAGGCTTCGCTGCGGAGCTGAACCGCCGGATCGACGAGAAAATCGCCTCGGCGCGGGAGGCGACGCTGGCCGAACTTGATGCCCGGCCACTGCCGATCCGCCTGCGCGACGGAGTGGCGCGGCTATTCTGGCCCTACCTGTGA
- a CDS encoding CAAX prenyl protease-related protein, producing MNAIPQDPCPEKRAIAAHVIPFVAWLLLMHFLDMPQLPPAWAYAIRSAVCLGLFLYLRPWQGYAPLAWRHLPPAIIVGLAVFIAWVALEHPAAARLEPLRDLYLRWGVRPLGELREPPAASPYAPETCGWPLTLVRILGSGLVIGIIEEFFWRGFLYRWMFGGDFRQVDPGRFAALPFFAVAAIFAAEHMEWLAGFAAGLAYGWLFIRTRNIWCVAFAHALTNLTLGAYVVATRQYQFW from the coding sequence ATGAACGCGATCCCACAGGACCCATGCCCAGAAAAACGGGCGATCGCCGCGCACGTCATCCCATTCGTCGCGTGGCTACTGCTGATGCATTTCCTCGACATGCCGCAACTGCCTCCCGCCTGGGCCTACGCAATCCGCAGCGCCGTGTGCCTGGGGCTTTTCCTCTATCTCCGGCCCTGGCAGGGATACGCGCCGCTGGCCTGGAGGCACCTGCCGCCGGCGATCATCGTCGGACTCGCCGTGTTTATCGCGTGGGTGGCGCTGGAACATCCGGCGGCGGCCCGGTTGGAACCGCTCCGAGACTTGTACCTCCGCTGGGGCGTCCGCCCGCTGGGCGAACTGCGCGAGCCGCCCGCCGCGTCACCCTATGCGCCGGAGACATGCGGTTGGCCGCTGACCTTAGTCCGCATTCTCGGCTCCGGCCTCGTCATCGGCATCATCGAGGAATTCTTTTGGCGAGGGTTCCTGTATCGCTGGATGTTCGGCGGCGACTTCCGGCAGGTCGATCCAGGTCGGTTTGCCGCGCTTCCCTTCTTCGCCGTGGCCGCGATCTTTGCTGCAGAACATATGGAGTGGCTGGCGGGATTCGCGGCCGGCCTGGCCTATGGCTGGCTGTTCATCCGGACCCGGAATATCTGGTGCGTCGCGTTCGCCCACGCCCTAACGAATCTCACGCTCGGCGCCTACGTCGTCGCGACTCGCCAGTACCAGTTTTGGTGA
- the dapB gene encoding 4-hydroxy-tetrahydrodipicolinate reductase: MTNVVIIGAGGRMGQTLIRCIENQAVPGIRLVGAVDLWDCPLRGQPAGKTGVTITSDLAAVAPEADVLIDFSAHHGTVGNAPRIAAWGKAWVIGTTGIGPEGRSAIEAAAQKVPIVWAPNMSLGINLLFALLEQAARALKGKGYDVEIIERHHRRKKDSPSGTALGLGQAVARGLDVNLDEVSVHGRHGLAAQDRPSQEIGFHAVRGGDIVGDHTVMFAADGEVLEFSHRATSRETFAIGALRAALWVRGRPPGLYSMRDVLGV; encoded by the coding sequence ATGACCAACGTTGTGATCATCGGCGCCGGCGGGCGCATGGGGCAGACGCTCATCCGGTGCATCGAAAACCAGGCCGTGCCGGGCATCCGACTCGTGGGCGCGGTGGATTTGTGGGACTGCCCCCTCCGCGGTCAACCCGCGGGGAAAACGGGCGTAACCATTACCAGCGACCTCGCGGCCGTCGCCCCGGAGGCGGACGTGCTGATCGATTTCAGCGCCCACCACGGCACCGTCGGGAATGCGCCCCGCATCGCAGCGTGGGGCAAGGCCTGGGTGATCGGAACCACAGGAATCGGGCCGGAGGGCCGGTCCGCCATCGAGGCCGCCGCTCAAAAAGTCCCCATCGTCTGGGCGCCCAACATGAGCTTGGGCATCAACTTGCTGTTCGCCCTCTTGGAGCAGGCGGCGCGCGCCCTCAAGGGGAAAGGATATGACGTGGAAATCATCGAACGGCACCACCGCCGGAAGAAAGATTCGCCCAGCGGAACGGCCCTCGGGCTCGGCCAAGCGGTCGCGCGTGGCTTGGACGTGAATCTGGATGAGGTGTCCGTACACGGTCGACACGGGCTCGCCGCGCAAGACCGCCCGTCGCAGGAGATCGGGTTCCATGCGGTGCGAGGCGGCGACATTGTTGGCGATCACACGGTGATGTTTGCCGCGGACGGCGAGGTCCTCGAATTTTCCCACCGCGCAACAAGCCGCGAGACCTTTGCGATCGGCGCCCTGCGCGCCGCCCTCTGGGTCCGCGGGCGGCCGCCGGGCCTCTATTCAATGCGGGACGTCCTCGGCGTGTGA
- the dapA gene encoding 4-hydroxy-tetrahydrodipicolinate synthase, producing MESMPYRWAGAYTAIVTPFTRSGDIDFERFKDLIEFQIANGIDGLVPVGTTGESPTLNYAEHERVIEVAIETARKRCKIIAGTGANSTAEALELTRHARDAGADATLQVTPYYNKPNSLGLIRHFTAVAELGLPVVLYNVPGRTGKEIPVEVVAELSAHPKIVAIKEAGGSVDRVSQILARCQIEVLSGDDSLTLPMMSVGAVGVISVASNVAPRPIADMVHHALAGRWAEARALHYRYYRLFADLFIDTNPIPVKTALAMMGRIEEAFRLPLCEMSAPLKARLRETLQALGLL from the coding sequence ATGGAATCCATGCCGTATCGCTGGGCCGGAGCCTACACGGCCATCGTCACCCCGTTCACCCGGTCCGGAGACATCGACTTTGAGCGCTTCAAGGATCTGATTGAATTCCAAATTGCCAACGGGATCGACGGCCTGGTGCCGGTCGGCACCACCGGCGAGTCGCCCACCCTCAACTACGCCGAACATGAACGCGTCATCGAGGTGGCTATCGAAACGGCCCGCAAGCGCTGCAAGATCATCGCGGGCACCGGAGCCAACTCGACGGCCGAGGCGTTGGAGCTGACACGCCACGCGCGCGATGCCGGCGCGGATGCGACGCTTCAAGTGACCCCCTACTACAACAAACCCAACTCGCTGGGCCTGATTCGGCACTTCACGGCCGTAGCCGAACTGGGCCTGCCGGTGGTCCTTTACAATGTCCCCGGGCGGACCGGCAAAGAAATCCCGGTCGAGGTCGTGGCAGAACTCTCCGCTCACCCGAAAATTGTCGCGATCAAGGAAGCCGGCGGGAGCGTGGACCGGGTAAGCCAGATCCTTGCCCGCTGCCAGATCGAGGTGCTATCCGGCGACGACTCGCTGACGCTGCCCATGATGTCGGTCGGTGCGGTCGGTGTCATCAGCGTAGCCTCGAATGTCGCGCCCAGGCCCATCGCTGACATGGTGCATCACGCGCTCGCCGGCCGCTGGGCGGAGGCGCGCGCCTTGCATTACCGGTACTATCGGTTGTTCGCGGATTTGTTCATCGACACCAACCCAATTCCCGTCAAGACCGCCCTCGCGATGATGGGCCGGATCGAAGAGGCGTTCCGCCTTCCGCTCTGCGAAATGTCCGCTCCTCTAAAGGCCCGCCTGCGGGAGACGCTGCAGGCGCTCGGCCTGTTGTGA
- a CDS encoding TIGR01777 family oxidoreductase, with protein sequence MKILVTGSSGLIGSALVQHLTACGHYVIRLVRKDPDRSRGDLMWDPAAGRIERSGLERLDGVVHLAGESILGLWTESKKQRIYRSRVPATEFLMESLAGLTHRPRVIISASAIGYYGNRGDTWLNEQSPPGHGFLASVCVDWEKATELASNAGIRVVNLRIGVVLSPAGGALKIMLPAFRLGLGGPLGSGKQYMSWIELGDLLSAINYCLEKEALRGPVNAVAPEPVTNREFARALGRALRRPTFLPVPGFALKLLLGDLARESLLASLRVEPVALRRAGFQFACPTLPDALKVCLR encoded by the coding sequence ATGAAGATTTTGGTCACCGGTTCAAGCGGGTTGATCGGCTCCGCGCTGGTGCAGCATTTGACAGCGTGTGGGCATTACGTCATCCGATTGGTCCGTAAGGATCCTGACCGCTCTCGCGGGGACTTGATGTGGGATCCGGCGGCGGGTCGTATTGAGCGTTCGGGCCTGGAGCGCCTTGACGGGGTGGTCCACCTCGCGGGCGAATCCATTTTGGGATTGTGGACCGAGTCCAAAAAACAGCGCATTTATCGAAGCCGCGTGCCCGCGACGGAGTTCCTGATGGAGTCGCTCGCCGGGCTTACGCATCGGCCGCGGGTGATCATCAGCGCATCGGCGATCGGCTATTACGGCAACCGGGGGGATACTTGGCTGAACGAACAATCCCCGCCCGGCCACGGATTTCTCGCTTCCGTGTGCGTGGACTGGGAGAAAGCGACCGAACTGGCATCGAATGCCGGAATTCGCGTAGTGAACCTCAGGATTGGCGTGGTGCTTTCGCCCGCGGGCGGCGCTCTCAAAATCATGCTTCCGGCGTTCCGCCTTGGACTCGGGGGACCGCTAGGGAGCGGGAAGCAATACATGAGCTGGATCGAGCTCGGCGATCTGCTGTCCGCCATCAATTATTGTCTGGAGAAAGAGGCGCTTCGGGGGCCAGTCAACGCCGTGGCGCCTGAGCCGGTGACCAATCGTGAATTCGCCCGAGCGCTGGGCCGCGCCTTGCGGCGGCCCACATTTTTGCCCGTGCCCGGATTCGCGCTGAAACTCCTGCTGGGCGACCTGGCGCGCGAAAGTCTGCTGGCGAGCCTGCGTGTTGAGCCGGTGGCCCTGCGCCGTGCCGGCTTCCAGTTTGCCTGTCCGACCCTGCCGGATGCGTTGAAGGTTTGCCTGCGCTGA